CAACTGCTCAAGATCATACTAGAAAAGGTAATAGAGGTGACATGGGAGATTTAACTCCAGAACAAGTAGCAACCTTACAGACTAAAAAAATGACTTTAGCCTTAGACCTTAACGAGTCGCAACAAGCGAAAATAAAAACCATTCTTACCGAAGATGCCAAGGCAAGAAAATCAAAAATGGATGCAAGAAAAATAAAAAAGGAAGAAGGTGAAAAAAAATGGTCAGCTGACGAAAAGTACGCAATGCAGAATGAAAGGTTAGATCATCAAATTGCTCGTAAAAAAGAAATGAAATCTATTCTTAACCAAGAACAATTTGAAAAATGGGAAAAGATGGGCAAAAGAATGAATAAGCGTCATCATTTAAAAAAAGAGGGCAATAAAAAAGAAAAACGCTCTAATAGAGATTAAAAATATAAATCTAGACATTTTAAAGACCTGCTTTTAGCGGGTCTTTTTTGCTTTTAAACGTTACCTCTTTTACACCTAGTTACGCACGAAATGAAGACTACTGGTTAAATTGATTCATTCATGGATGAAATTGTATACTTAACCAATAAATTTTTAGCTAAAAACGTTAATAAGGAACTTAGTAAGTTGAAAATTAAGCCTTATGGTACCAAAAAAATTAGGTTATCTATTACTTGCTTTAGTAATAAGCATGTTAACGAGCTGCCAACAAGAATTATACAAGTCTAACAATAAGTATAATATTCCAGAAAAGAGCACAGATGAACCTCTAGTTCAGTTTTTGATAGAGCCTACGAATTATAGTGCCATACTTGAAACAGAAAATTTAGCAAAGGCTTTCGACTATTCAAAAATTGCTCATAAAACTCTTTGGATAAATCAATTCAATGAAAAATTAAATATAGCACCTACAACACGGGTGGTAACTATTCATGAAACGGCTGGCTTAAGTAACACTGCTGTAGATAGTCTCTTAAAATTTGTATCTAAAGGCGGTACTTTATTTATAACTAAAGCAGCAGAGGATGAGCGCATGTCTTTTTTCTTTGGTATGACGCCTAATGCAGATTGGAGTACTAATCTTGAAGCATCGGGATTATATTTTAAAAAACCGATATTTCCAGGCATGCAAAATCAAAGTTTTGATAACAAAACAATTCATTTAGGATTTGATGGTTCAAATTTTTCGAGTAAAGTAAATGTATTAGTTACTGCACATAACAACAAAGATTATCCCGTTTTAATTGAAAACAGAATCGGTAACGGAAAAGTAATTCTATATAACTCCTCTGAAATTTTAAAGAAAGAAAAACGAGGTTTACTTTTTGCCGCAAGCTTATTAGGGCTAGAAGGCATACCATACCCAATTGCTAATATTGGTACCTTATTTCTAGATGATTTTCCCTCACCAGTATATAATGAAAAAGGTGAAACTATTTATTATAAAAACGGTGACAGTAAATCTGAATTTTTAAAGTCCGATTGGTGGCCTAAAATGAAAGAACTTGCTACTGAAGAGAATATTAAATACACCGCGTATGTTACTTTTAATTCTAACAAAAACACGGACGGAAATACAGAATTTAAAGCTTGGGAAAAGAGCAGGTTACTTGAAGGTAAAAACGAAGATGGTACCAATGTTTGGCTAGCGAATGAATTTACTAAAAAGGGCCATGAATTAGGACTGCGCGGTTTTAATGACTTACCGTTATTACAAAGTCTATGGAAAGACACTGACCTAGAACTAGAGGTAATTAAAGCTACTGAAAAAAAGTGGAAAGAAAGCATTTCTAACAACTTGCCAGTATCCTATGCAGCACCTAACAATCAAATAGATAGTTTAGGCTTAGTAGCACTTAAAAAAGGATTTCCCAGCTTAAATTATATGCATTCCTCGTTTTTAGGAGACTTAAACAAAGGTGGCAACCGTGAATTTGACCCAGACCCATTAAATAATAGGTTTTTTAATTACCCACGTTTAAGTAGTGGATATAAAATTTCCAGTACAGAAAAATGGGCGCTGGAATCTACTTACCTATATACAGGTATATGGTCTCATGTATTAAACTCCAAAGATATTATGAGTTATGGCAATACAGCTTCAGCTATTAGTGAATTAAGAAATTACATTGTAGATTATAAGAAAAGGCATCCTTACATGCAATTCTTAACAGCTAAAGCATCTACAGAAGCAACAATGGATTGGCGATACCAAAGTGTTCGTCACTTAAGCTTTGAAGGTCAATACGAAGTTTCTAGCTCCATCAACTCCGATGCAAAAAAGGATTCTTACTGGTTAATGTACGTCGATGCAAAAAATGAAGCAAAACTTAATAAAAAATTAACCGACGATCAAGTTAATTTTGAATCGGTGCCATTGTTAAATGGGTTTCTTTATAATATTAAAACCAAATCACCAAATATAAGCGTACCCGATATAAGACCCGAAATTAGAACTCTAATAGGAACTACGTCATCTTTAATTACAAAGATGAACAAAGACTATGCGGATTTTAATAAACGTAAGGAAACCATGGTTCCACTAAAAGAAAAAATTGACAGACTAGTTGTTGAGGAGAAAACGGAAAAGGCAGCCCAATTAATGGAAGAGCTTTTTGAAGACAATAAATTTATTAATACCCAACAAGTAGTAGCCTACGCCAAAACTATGAAAGAGCGTGGAATGGAAAAGCAATTATGGGAACGGATTAACAAATTATATCTAAAAAACCCTTCAGCATCATACGCAGATTTTTCTAGGCAGGTTTCCTTTGTAAGTACGTATCCATCAATTGAAATTAAAAAACTTTGGATGGAGAGACAAATGGAATGGGAAGAAAAAGATGTGTCATTTTTAAAAGATTATTACCAAAGCTTCAATACATCGGATAATATTGAGAAGATTGACCAAGTTCTTGAAGTATTATATGAAATAGAACCAAATTTAGAAAATCAAAAAACATACTTCAATTTTCTTATAAATTCAAAAAGCGATAAATTATTATTAAAATTAAACGAGCTTACTCCTTGTAGTATTAGTGACGAAGAACTGGCTACTACAATCAGCTTGGCTTATGCTGAAAATCTAAATTTTAATAAGGCATTAGAATGGCAAAAATGTGGGAAAGATATTTCACCGAGTTTAATTAGCGAATGGAATAAAAAATCTAATTCTATTGAAAATGAAAAATTAAGCGATTTCCCTTATTATATAAGATACTTATTGGTAAACAACCGTAACAAGGCAGTTGAAGAAATGCAAAGTATAACATCGTGCAGACCAGATTTAACTGAAATAAGCAGTGAGATAGCCATGCTGTTTTCTGAATATGCGCTATATAAAAAGGCTTTAGATTGGAGCACATGTGCTAATAATATACCAATTAAAAATATCCTTGACTGGAATTTAGAAGCAGATAACATTAGGTATTTAAAACCAATTTATAATAATTATATGGATAAAAACCCTAATGATTATGATACTATGAATCATATGGCTAGAATACTTTTATTGCTTGGTGATGTGGATGGCGCAGGTAAAATAGCAGTAGAAATACCACCAGCTAAATTAGACTCTGATTTTAAGATAGCATTCAATAATGAAGTCAAAATTGAAAATGATCAAACACAATCTCTTTACATTAGTAAGTTCAAGATTCTTATGGATGATGCTATTGTTAGCAAATCTGCCATTGAAACAAGAAAAAAGAAAGGGCATTCTGTAGGGTTTAATTCTTCTGCAATTGCAAATAAATTAGATTTTACACTTTTAAATAACTCGTTCCATTTTGGGTTTTATAATAAAAAATTCAATTTGCATCGTTTTTCAATAGTACAAGGAACTGCATATACTGTTCTAAAAGATACTATTGTTCTTAATGATATTGACAGAGATTTATTGGGTGTTGAATATTTGTATAAAGCAGAATCTAATTTAACAAATCCATTTTGGGTTGGTGCAAGAATAGAATTAGATAATTTCAATAAAACTTTTGTACACTTTAATACTGGTATTAATTTCATTGGAGATAATAATAAAACCACTCTAGCACTAAATGTTGACCCAGTTTCTACTGGCCCGGGATATGAATTAGAAATTTATGACGTAGAATTTAAGGCTAAGCAAGAATTCAAGTACAACGAAAATTTTAAACACATTTTCAAAGCTAAAGGAAATTATTACACGGACAGTCAATACTATGTTGAGGGTGGAACAAGATTAGAATACAAACTAATAAACTTAGATAAGTTTAAGCTCAGCCCATTAGCCGAAGGCGCTTATGCCTTGGGCTCAGAAGATAGAAGAGATGGTTTTCCTTATTGGTTAACTGAAAACAGGCTTTATGGAGGTGGTGGTTTGCAAGTACAGATTGGTAACGAACAATCCGATTTTAATTTAAAAAGTGATTTCTCGATTTTTGCGGAACAAGATGAACCTACTTTTCAACGTTATGAAGGTGTACTTTCTTATAGGATAAAAGACTTTACAACCATTAATTTAAATTATACGTATTTTACTATAGACCAGTTTTTCTCGAATGCTTTTCAGTTAGGTATTCAATATAATTTTAAATAAACTAACATAGTTTTAGACTTAAAAAAAGCCCTAACAATAGGGCTTTTTTTAAGTCTTTACTTTAACGGTAATTACCTGTAATACTATAGGTCTATCTCCTTTACTGCATTTATAGTAGCATCTAAATCTTCATAACTTATAGCATCATTTAAAAAATAACTTTCGAAGGCACTTGGTGGCAAATAAATACCTTTTGCTAACATTCCATGAAAATATTTTTTAAAGGTTTCGTTATTTCCTTTTGCCGAAGATGCAAAATCTACAACAGGCTCATTTGTAAAATGCACCGAGATCATACTACCATATTTATTAATTTGGTGTGCAATACCTTTTTGAGTCAATACTTCTGCTATACCCTTATGTAAATACTCAGTTTTATCAGCTAGGCTTTTAAATACTTCTGGATTATTGTTCAATTCTGTTAACATTGCCAAGCCAGCACTCATAGCTAAAGGATTGCCACTTAATGTACCTGCTTGATATACCGGCCCGTCGGGTGCTAAGTAATCCATAATTTCTGTTCTTGATGCAAAAGCACCTACCGGCAAACCTCCGCCAATAACTTTACCATAAGTAACAATATCTGCTTTAATATTGAGAACTTCTTGTGCACCGCCTTTTGCTAACCGAAAACCGGTCATTACCTCATCAAAAATCAATAAGATTCCTTCTTGAGTACAGATTTCACGTAAGCCATTCATAAAAATATCGGTAGGGATTATACAACCCATATTACCCGCAATAGGTTCTATAATTATTGCCGCTAGTTCTCCCTTGTTAGCTTTTACGAGTTCTTTTACGCCATCTAGATCATTATATTCTGCCAACAATGTATCCTTGGCTGTCCCTTGTGTAACCCCTGGACTATTTGGGCTGCCAAAAGTAACTGCCCCACTTCCCGCTTGAATTAAAAAGGAATCTGAATGACCATGATAACAACCAGCAAATTTTATAATTTTATCTTTCCCTGTATACCCTCTAGCCAAACGAACGGCACTCATACACGCTTCTGTTCCGCTATTTACAAATCTAATCTTATCCATATTCGGTACCATTGAAATAGCCAATTTTGCCAATTCAGTTTCAATTTCAGTTGGCATACCAAATGAGGTACCGTTTTTAGCTTTTTCAACTACGGCATTAATCACCGGGTCATAGGCATGTCCTAAAATTAACGGCCCCCATGATGCTATATAATCAATAAGTTTATTTCCGTCTTCATCATACAAATAAGCACCTTTTGCCTTTTTTACGAATATTGGGTCACCACCAACAGCTTTAAATGCTCTTACCGGAGAATTCACCCCACCTGGTATATATTTTTTAGCCTCTGCAAACAGGGCACTACTTCTTTGATAAATCATTCTCTTAATTGATTTTACTGTCATTAACCTTAATACGCTGCCCTATAGACAAATCTGAACTTCTTAAATTATTTATTTGCATAAGCTCATCAACACTCATATAATATTTTCTTGATAGGGAATATAAGGTATCACCCTTTTCAACCGTATGCGTTCTTTCAGGTACGGTAGCAACAATAGTATTATTTTGAATATCATTAGTTCTATTATGCGTATCGTATTTATGTAAACTATATTTTTCTATTAAATAAATAAGTTTTTGAGGATACTTTGGGTCGGTGGCGTACCCTGCCTTTCGTAAACCTTTTGCCCATCCTTTGTAATCTGTATGCTTTAAACTAAATAGAAATGCATATCTAGACCTTGTCGTTAGAAATATACTATGATCTCTAAAGGAGTACATTGGGTGGTTATATTTTCTAAAACACTCGCCCTTTTCATCATCATCATGAAAATCATAATCACCTTCCCAACCTTTATGACATTTTATACCAAAATGATTGTTGGTTTTCATGGCCAATTCACCTTTACCGTTGCCACTTTCCAATAACCCTTGAGCCAAAGTAATACTTGCTGGTATACCATACCCTAACATCTCTAATTGAGCTGTTTCTGCAAATGTTTCTATATACTCATTTGGAGATTCAATCCTGAAAGCAATGAACTTAGCCGGTTCTGTAGGTAATGTAACTTTACGTTCTTTAGAGGATTTAGTTGAACCGGATTTATTTCTTTCATTAAGCACATTCTTTGTGCGTAACTGATCTGAGTACGCTTTTTTAGATTTACAAGAAGCAAAACTGATTCCTATAATTAAAAACAATAGTATTATCTTATTCATATATCTAACAAAGGTAATTTTTTCTTTTTCAGTACACTATTCATACCAGGTATACCTTGCAACCCACCAGTATGAATCGCTAAAATTTTAGTTCTAGGTGCAAAAGTATTACGCTGAACCATATCGTACAAACCAAATATCATTTTTCCCGTATAAATTGGATCTAAAGGAATGTTTGTTTGTTTTTTAAAATAATTTATAAACTGAACTAGCTCTGAAGTAATTTTTGCATAACCACCAAAATGATAATCTAAAATTAAATTCCATCGAGAGTTATTCGAAAACCCTTCAATTTCTTTCTTTAAAAAATCGCCTTTCAAAGAAGAAAATCCCAATATTTTTTGATGCTCAAATGAAGAATTTATTAATCCAGATACTGTACCTCCAGTGCCAACACTAGAACAAACTATATCAAATTGTTTATCTAAATCCGTTATTATTTCCTCACACCCTTTTATAGCCAAATCATTTGTGCCACCTTCAGGAATAAGATAAAAATCGCCAAATTCCTTTTTTAAATCTTCTAAAAATTCTACTTCTTCTTTTCTTCGGTAATGGCTTCTACTTATGAACTTAAAGCGCATCCCATCATTATTCGCTTTTTGTAAAGTTTCATTTTCCATCAAAAAATTCTGTAATTCCTCGCCACGAATTATTCCTATGGAATGCAAACCATTTTCTTTGGCAGCATATGCAGTTGCAGCAATGTGGTTAGAAAATGCTCCGCCAAAAGTTAAAATAGTTGTGTGTCTATTCTCTTTAGCATCTACTATATTATATTTTAGCTTTCGGTACTTATTACCTGAAATAAACGGGTGCAATAAGTCTTCGCGTTTTAAGACAAGAGTTACTTGTTTTTCTACAAATAAGGGTAATTCTACAAGTTGATTCTTACTTTTCAAACAGGTCGTATTTAACGACAAAGATATTTAATAAAGCTAAAAGATTTCCTTTTCGACAAATAGTCCAAATCATTTTCGTGTAAATAAGCCTCACGCTCAAAACTAAGATTTTGATACGCTTTATAGGTATTTAAATAGTAAATGGCACGTATTGCCCATTCTAATAAGTAGAGAATATAAAATGGGATAATCAATAATTCTTGTTGTTGTCGTAAGTGAATTTTTTCATGATTTATTAGAATACTATCATTTTTTAGACTTCTATTTTTTAAAAATATAAAAGGCCAAAGCGATAACCCCACATAGTTTTTATAGAAGAAATGTCTGAAAACCAATATCATAAATACATTTTGGCAGTTATATAACAAATATAAAGCCAAAAAAACTATATTAAAATATTACTGGTTTTTGTTGCCAACTATACCGTTTAAAAGCTAAAACATTACTTAAAGTCAATATAGTTACTATTTAAAATTAACTCGGCTACGTTATCAACAGAAAGAATTAACTTTATACTCCAATATCTATATATTTAAATGAAAGAGATAATTCCAATAGAGGAAGGTGATTTTTATTGGTCTGAAGATGGATTCCGAGTTTTCACAAAACAATACCATGTAAAACGAGGGTATTGTTGCGAAAGTGGTTGTAGACATTGCCCTTACGGTTATGACCCAAAAACGAATACACAGTAATATTTTATAATAGGTTCGGCATGATTCTTGTGATTAATATTTACAGAAAAAAATACTTTAAACGATATAATGTTATGAAAAAAATAAAATTCCTTAGCCTGCCATTACTGCTTTTAGTATTTATTACTTCGTGCTCTTCTGTAAGAGTTTTGTCTGATTATGATCAGAAAGCAAATTTTAATGAATACACTTCCTATGCCTTTTATAAAACTGGTATCGATAAGGCTCAAATTTCTGATTTAGACAAAAAACGAATTTTAAGAGCTATTGAGACTGAAATGAGTTCAAGAGGATTCGTTAAATCAGAGAATCCAGATTTGCTAGTAAGCATTTTCACTAAAGAGCAAGAACGCGTTGATGTTTATACCAACAATTATGGTTGGGGTGGTGCTTGGGGCTGGGGATACAACCCTTGGGCCTGGGGACCTGGTTTTGGCTGGGGTGGTAGCACCGTTAGCGCAAGCACACAAGGATCGTTATATATTGACTTAATTGATAATAAAACAAATGAACTTGTATGGCAAGGCAAAGGTGAAGGTACACTGCAAAGTACAAGTGATGTTGCTAAAAAAGAGGAACGCATTAAGCAGTTTGTTTCTCAAATACTACAACAATACCCACCAAATGCTATTGCTTCAAAATAATTTGAACACCTGCTTTCAAAAAAGGGTAGTTAATACAGCTGTGTATTAACTACCCTTTTTTATTATAATAATGGAAAAACGGTATCATTTTTTACTTCATTTAGAACAAAAGCACTCTTAACCCCTCCAATTGTTGGTAAAGAGGCAATTTTGAATTTAGCAAAGTTATAGTAGGCATCAAGATTTTTAACCACTACTTTCAATAGAAAATCGAACTCTCCACCTACTACAAAACACTCTGCTACTTCTGGGTATTTTTTGACTTCCTTAAAAAAATCATCCATCATGGCACCCTTTTGTGTCTCTAACGATACAAAACTAAAAACAGTAATACTCTCCTCTATTTTTTCCTTATCTAAAATGGCAACATATTTTTTTATAAATCCTTCTTGCTCTAAACGTTTTATACGTTCATAAACGGGAGTTTTAGTTAATCCCAATTCTTCTGCAATTGTTTTTGCCACGGTTTTAGCATCGTTCTGCAATATTTTTAAAATAGCCCTATCGATATCATCTAATTTTTCTCCCATAACTTTTTCCTGTTTTACTATTCTATTACTTACGTAAAAAGATTATATTCCTATTTAAATACTACAAAATAGTATTTTTCCCCAATCTAAATAAATAACACACCTATTTAGTCTATATTTTTTATATTTAATAGAGATAAAGCACCTAAACTGAATGTTCCCTAGTGGTAATTTGAAGTGATGAATAAAAAGAGAATATTAAAATTCTAGACAAGATGAATAACAATACTGGTTATGAGAGTAATTCTATATTAGATAAGCTCCCCAAACATCTTTTACAGTATATTAAGCCTCAAAATTATGAGGATTACACACCAATTAACCAAGCAGTATGGCGTTATGTAATGCGTAAAAATGTGGATTATTTAAGTAAAGTTGCGCATAAATCTTACTTAGAAGGATTAAAAAAGACCGGAATTTCTATTGACAGCATTCCCAATATGTACGGTATGAACCGTATTCTTAAAGATTTGGGATGGGCTGCTGTAGCTGTTGATGGGTTTATTCCCCCTGCTGCATTTATGGAGTTCCAAGCTTATAATGTGCTTGTTATAGCTTCTGACATTAGACAATTAGAAAACATTGCATATACACCCGCACCAGACATCATTCATGAAGGTGCCGGCCATGCTCCAATTATTGCTAACCCAGAATATGCCGCCTACTTAAGACGTTTTGGAGAAATAGGATGCAAAGCAATTTCAAGTGCTAAGGATTTTGAACTTTATGAGGCCGTACGCCATTTATCTATTATTAAAGAAGCTAAAGGCACTGCTTTAGCCGAAATTGAAAAAGCGGAAAAGCATATAGAATTCCTTCAAGAAAATATGGGCGATCCAAGTGAAATGGCTCTTATTAGAAATCTTCACTGGTGGACTGTTGAGTACGGGCTTATTGGTACAGTAAATGACCCTAAAATATATGGGGCCGGATTATTATCTTCTATTGGAGAAAGCCAATGGTGCATGACAAGCGAGGTTAAAAAACTACCTTATTCTATTGAAGCCGCAAGAACTTCGTTTGATATTACCAAGCCACAACCACAACTTTTCGTTACTCCCGATTTTGCTTTTTTAAGTCAAGTCCTAGAAGATTTTGCCAATACTATGGCATTGAGAAAAGGTGGATTAAGCGGATTACAAAAATTGATAGATTCTAAAGAGTTAGGCTCTATTGAACTTAGTACCGGATTACAAGTTTCTGGTAATTTTGAATCCTTAATTGCACATGATGGTAAACCAATTTATTTTCAAACCAAAGGAAAATCTGCGCTAGCCTATAGAGAGAAAGAATTAGTAGGTCAAGATATTAATCAACATGAAACAGGTTTTGGCTCTCCTATAGGCCGACTTAAAGGCATTAATATCCCTATTGAAGAAATGAGCCCTAGAGACCTTAAGGCCTACAAAATATATGAAGGTGAAATGGTTTCTTTAGAGTTTACAGGAGGCATTAATGTTTCAGGAAAAATAATAACTGGCACTAGAAATCTGCAAGGGCGTATTATTTTAATCACTTTTGAAAACTGCAAAGTAACACACAAAGGCCAGGTGCTTTTTGAATCTAACGACGAGTTGTATAACATGGCCATTGGTGAAGAAATTGTTTCTGCATACCATGGTCCTGCAGATTTAAAAAGCTTTGATTTATTAGACCATACGCTAAGTACTGGAACCATAAATTCAGAAAATAATAGCTTAACCGAACTAGAATCGTATTATAAATTAATACGGGATTTTAGAGATGGAAAAAACACTATTATTTCCAGAACTAAAATCTTTCAAGAAATTATAGAAAAGTACCCAACAGACTGGTTATTACCCATTGAAATTTTTGAATTAGCTATAAAAAGTGGTGACAAGGAACTAGCTAATACTATTCAAAAACATCTTGAAACTATTAAACATGTACAACCCAACTTAGGCCTATTAATAGATGATGGATTAGAATTGGCGAGCGTTACAACTATGGCTTAATGAACTGTAATCCTTCCAAAGATTCTATAGTTTGTTCTTGATAAGTTAAACTCCAACCCATTGAGTTGGTAAGAATATAAAATTTTTGAAGTTCACTTATAAGCCTGTTTTCTGCATTACCACGTAATGCAGAAGCTTCTACTTTTTTCATTAAAGAAGCGCTGACTGTTTTCTTTATTTTGTTGTAATCAGCGGCATCAAACTGGTTAAGATAATCTGCTGTTACATCGTAGTATTCAAAATCAGGATTTAGCTTAATTTCGGCTTCTGGAATGCTTTTAATTTTTACCGTTTTAGTTGCCTCGTGAATTTCAAAATCAATTTTACTTAAATCATAAGCAACGGTTACATCAGCATTTACGACCACCAATGCTTTTTTCTCTGCTCGTAATAACGGGCCAAAAAGCTCTTTTGAATCTTTGTAATTATACACCTCAGCAAAATGACCTTCGGTAACTATTAATTTAGAAACGTTGGCTATTTCTTGCTGTATAAGCATAGAATTTTCTTCTAAAATAGATTTATCTTCTTTGCCATCATTACAAGAACGAATAATAAAAACAGCTGCCAATGTAATAAGTACCCCTGCAACAAATTTCCTCATGCTTCCTTTAAATTAAAATCCATAAACGGATATTTCTTCTTTATATACGCAATTTTACCCCTTAGCGATGTTAAGAATTTTTGATGGGCCTCTCCATCTGGATTAAAAGCGCTATGCTTTAAACTACGTTGTATCTCATCTACCTTCAACATGGTGTCATATATACTATCCTCCATCCACACCTCAACAAATTTCACCCAGATATAATCAATTGCTATTTCATTTGGATGAATCATGTCTTTCCCGTAAAAACGATAATCTCGCAACTCATCCATCATTATTTCATAGCTTGGAAAATAAGAGATTTTATCTTGAATCAACACTTTATGAATACCAGTAATTAAATGCGCTTTACTCAATTGATTTTCAACAAAACCATCTTTTAAATGTCGTACAGGTGACACAGTAAAAATAAATTGAGCAGTAGAATTCACTGAACGAACCATAGCTATTGTTCGTCTTAAACTTTCTGTAACCTTATGCACATCTAGCAATTCTTTGGTGAAATTCGATTGAGGAACTTTATGGCAATTTGCAACAACTTGCATACTATTTGTATTACGATACAACCAAGCCGTACCTAAGGTAATGATTACATGACTTGCCTTTTTCAATTGAGCACCAGTACTATTTACCGCTTCATTTAATGCCGCAAGTAGTTTTTCTTTGGAGGTATTACTTAAACAGGAATGTGCATCAAAACAATGCCATCTTTCATTCATATGAAAAATATCCTCCTCTCTATAAACATCTTGCTGCACAGCTTTTTGAATCAATTTTTCTATGGCTAACGGATGAAATATAATTCCAAAAGGATTCTGTGTATTTTGAAATTTAAAATGATTCAATTTTTCTCCAATATTCTTAGAAAAACATGAACCTAACAACACTAGTTGACTATTATAGTCAATAGTATTTGCTGTCTTTGATAAGGGTATTTGGGTTAATAATTTCATTTTGGCCTAACACTTTCATTCAACTTATGAAAAACTTGATATGGGTAAATTTCATAAATAGCATTATCCTCATTTATGGAATTATTTCCATTTTCAAAGCCCAGCTTCTCCCATTTTACACCTTCTTCAACATTACCCAACTTGGTAATGCTTCGTCCCTTAAAATAAAGAGCATCGGCAAAATTTTCATATACCATTAAAGCCATATCAAAAGATTTCACCGCTTCGTTATAATTACCAAGTTCAAAATCTGCAATACCCAAATAATACCAATCTAAATAA
The genomic region above belongs to Maribacter hydrothermalis and contains:
- a CDS encoding Lrp/AsnC family transcriptional regulator, with product MGEKLDDIDRAILKILQNDAKTVAKTIAEELGLTKTPVYERIKRLEQEGFIKKYVAILDKEKIEESITVFSFVSLETQKGAMMDDFFKEVKKYPEVAECFVVGGEFDFLLKVVVKNLDAYYNFAKFKIASLPTIGGVKSAFVLNEVKNDTVFPLL
- a CDS encoding DUF4136 domain-containing protein encodes the protein MKKIKFLSLPLLLLVFITSCSSVRVLSDYDQKANFNEYTSYAFYKTGIDKAQISDLDKKRILRAIETEMSSRGFVKSENPDLLVSIFTKEQERVDVYTNNYGWGGAWGWGYNPWAWGPGFGWGGSTVSASTQGSLYIDLIDNKTNELVWQGKGEGTLQSTSDVAKKEERIKQFVSQILQQYPPNAIASK
- a CDS encoding DUF4230 domain-containing protein; its protein translation is MRKFVAGVLITLAAVFIIRSCNDGKEDKSILEENSMLIQQEIANVSKLIVTEGHFAEVYNYKDSKELFGPLLRAEKKALVVVNADVTVAYDLSKIDFEIHEATKTVKIKSIPEAEIKLNPDFEYYDVTADYLNQFDAADYNKIKKTVSASLMKKVEASALRGNAENRLISELQKFYILTNSMGWSLTYQEQTIESLEGLQFIKP
- a CDS encoding aromatic amino acid hydroxylase is translated as MNNNTGYESNSILDKLPKHLLQYIKPQNYEDYTPINQAVWRYVMRKNVDYLSKVAHKSYLEGLKKTGISIDSIPNMYGMNRILKDLGWAAVAVDGFIPPAAFMEFQAYNVLVIASDIRQLENIAYTPAPDIIHEGAGHAPIIANPEYAAYLRRFGEIGCKAISSAKDFELYEAVRHLSIIKEAKGTALAEIEKAEKHIEFLQENMGDPSEMALIRNLHWWTVEYGLIGTVNDPKIYGAGLLSSIGESQWCMTSEVKKLPYSIEAARTSFDITKPQPQLFVTPDFAFLSQVLEDFANTMALRKGGLSGLQKLIDSKELGSIELSTGLQVSGNFESLIAHDGKPIYFQTKGKSALAYREKELVGQDINQHETGFGSPIGRLKGINIPIEEMSPRDLKAYKIYEGEMVSLEFTGGINVSGKIITGTRNLQGRIILITFENCKVTHKGQVLFESNDELYNMAIGEEIVSAYHGPADLKSFDLLDHTLSTGTINSENNSLTELESYYKLIRDFRDGKNTIISRTKIFQEIIEKYPTDWLLPIEIFELAIKSGDKELANTIQKHLETIKHVQPNLGLLIDDGLELASVTTMA
- a CDS encoding GSCFA domain-containing protein; amino-acid sequence: MKLLTQIPLSKTANTIDYNSQLVLLGSCFSKNIGEKLNHFKFQNTQNPFGIIFHPLAIEKLIQKAVQQDVYREEDIFHMNERWHCFDAHSCLSNTSKEKLLAALNEAVNSTGAQLKKASHVIITLGTAWLYRNTNSMQVVANCHKVPQSNFTKELLDVHKVTESLRRTIAMVRSVNSTAQFIFTVSPVRHLKDGFVENQLSKAHLITGIHKVLIQDKISYFPSYEIMMDELRDYRFYGKDMIHPNEIAIDYIWVKFVEVWMEDSIYDTMLKVDEIQRSLKHSAFNPDGEAHQKFLTSLRGKIAYIKKKYPFMDFNLKEA